A genomic window from Chlorobium phaeobacteroides DSM 266 includes:
- a CDS encoding iron-sulfur cluster assembly scaffold protein, whose amino-acid sequence MLQAGEWAYTEKLKEHFMSPKNILQGENTDEFDGVGMEGNLQCGDQMMVVIKVDKDKEVITDCQWKTYGCASAIASTSILSEMVKGRTLDDAFNISPKEVAMELGGLPDHKIHCSVLGDKALRAAINDYYSRNDMQDKVKQAQVKIVCQCMSISDHDIEDAVLEGARTYFELQERTKLGTVCGQCKDEAESLLEKFKHIHFGA is encoded by the coding sequence ATGCTACAAGCAGGTGAATGGGCATATACGGAAAAACTGAAGGAACACTTCATGAGCCCGAAAAATATATTACAGGGTGAGAATACCGACGAATTTGACGGTGTCGGAATGGAGGGTAATTTGCAGTGCGGCGACCAGATGATGGTGGTCATCAAGGTTGATAAAGATAAAGAGGTTATCACGGATTGCCAGTGGAAGACCTACGGCTGCGCAAGCGCCATTGCAAGCACATCTATCTTGTCCGAGATGGTCAAGGGCAGGACACTTGACGATGCATTCAATATCTCTCCCAAAGAGGTTGCCATGGAGCTTGGCGGTCTGCCCGATCACAAAATTCACTGTTCCGTCCTTGGCGACAAGGCTCTGCGGGCAGCCATCAATGATTATTATTCCCGCAACGACATGCAGGACAAGGTTAAGCAGGCACAGGTGAAAATAGTCTGTCAGTGCATGAGCATCAGCGATCATGATATTGAGGATGCCGTTCTTGAAGGGGCGCGCACGTATTTCGAGTTGCAGGAACGAACCAAACTCGGAACGGTATGCGGCCAGTGCAAGGATGAAGCCGAATCATTGCTTGAAAAATTCAAGCATATTCATTTCGGAGCCTGA
- a CDS encoding cysteine desulfurase family protein: protein MKVYFDNNATTPLHPEVKKELTAAMEMFGNPSSMHSYGREAKANVEDARIRVARFIGAHENEIVFVGSGSEANNTVLSLFVCSSRQCIPGLKMRNTIITTKIEHPCVLETSDCLAHRGVKVKYLDVDQYGKIYLDQLDSMLDDSVGLVSVMMANNEIGTMQDIAAITEMVHERGAYMHTDAVQAVGKVPVDVGAFGVDFLTISGHKIYGPKGVGALYVKNGIPYCPFIRGGHQEKGRRAGTENTLGIMGLARAVDMRVLEMDDEHQRLLVLKQALRKGIEERIDDIYFNGHPTDSLAGTLNVSFPGAEGEAILLYLDLEGIAVSTGSACASGSLDPSHVLLATGVDAERAHGSIRLSLGRESTMEEVDYVLDVLPRTIERIRNMSTAYIKGGLHATSR from the coding sequence ATGAAGGTTTATTTTGATAACAATGCCACAACGCCGCTTCATCCTGAAGTAAAAAAAGAGCTGACGGCTGCAATGGAAATGTTTGGCAATCCGTCGAGCATGCACTCCTATGGTCGTGAAGCGAAGGCAAATGTCGAGGATGCCAGAATTCGGGTTGCCAGGTTTATCGGGGCTCATGAAAACGAGATCGTTTTTGTCGGAAGCGGTTCAGAGGCAAACAATACCGTGCTTTCGCTTTTTGTCTGCTCATCCAGGCAGTGTATTCCCGGACTGAAAATGCGCAACACCATTATTACGACGAAAATCGAGCATCCCTGCGTGCTTGAGACATCCGATTGTCTTGCGCATCGAGGGGTGAAGGTGAAGTATCTTGATGTTGATCAGTACGGTAAAATTTATCTCGATCAGCTTGACTCGATGCTCGACGACAGTGTCGGTCTGGTTTCAGTCATGATGGCAAATAATGAAATTGGTACCATGCAGGATATTGCGGCCATTACCGAAATGGTGCATGAACGCGGCGCGTATATGCATACCGATGCCGTTCAGGCGGTTGGCAAAGTTCCTGTTGACGTCGGGGCGTTTGGTGTCGATTTTCTTACTATTTCAGGGCATAAAATATATGGGCCGAAAGGAGTCGGTGCTCTTTATGTGAAAAACGGCATACCATACTGCCCGTTTATCAGAGGGGGCCATCAGGAGAAGGGCAGGCGAGCAGGAACCGAGAACACTCTCGGCATTATGGGTCTTGCCAGGGCTGTTGATATGCGAGTGCTTGAAATGGACGATGAACACCAGAGGCTGCTTGTTCTTAAGCAGGCGTTGCGAAAGGGAATAGAGGAGCGTATTGATGATATTTATTTCAACGGTCATCCAACGGATTCACTTGCCGGCACGCTCAACGTCTCGTTTCCCGGAGCAGAGGGTGAAGCTATTCTTCTCTATCTTGATCTTGAGGGGATAGCGGTATCAACCGGGTCAGCCTGTGCATCAGGCTCACTTGATCCCTCGCATGTGCTGCTTGCGACCGGTGTTGACGCCGAAAGAGCGCACGGATCCATCCGGCTGAGTCTCGGAAGAGAGAGCACGATGGAAGAGGTTGATTATGTGCTTGATGTTTTACCACGAACTATCGAACGAATCAGAAACATGTCTACGGCATACATAAAAGGAGGACTCCATGCTACAAGCAGGTGA
- the cysK gene encoding cysteine synthase A, producing MKIYDSITKTVGNTPLVRLQRLKEPRGADILLKLESFNPLSSVKDRIGIAMIEDAEKAGRITKNTTIIEPTSGNTGIALAFACAAKGYDLMLVMPDTMSIERRRLMQMLGAKLVLTEGAGGMKLAISEAERLAAAVPDSLILQQFQNPANPAIHRSTTAMEIWNDTDGKVDVFIAGVGTGGTITGVGEVLKQHRPDIRVIAVEPVDSPVLSGGQSGPHKIQGIGAGFVPSILNRDVIDEIITVSNDDAGRTARLLASSEGILCGISSGAALFAALQVGKKTEMEGKTIVALLPDSGERYVSTWLFEEPQV from the coding sequence ATGAAAATATATGATTCCATAACCAAAACTGTTGGAAATACGCCTCTCGTGCGGCTGCAGAGACTCAAGGAGCCGCGCGGAGCGGATATTCTGCTGAAACTCGAATCATTCAATCCTCTTTCAAGTGTAAAGGACAGGATCGGCATAGCCATGATCGAGGATGCTGAAAAAGCCGGCAGGATTACAAAAAACACGACAATCATCGAGCCAACAAGCGGTAATACCGGTATTGCGCTTGCTTTTGCCTGCGCGGCAAAAGGGTACGATCTCATGCTCGTCATGCCCGATACGATGAGCATTGAGCGTCGTCGGCTGATGCAGATGCTTGGAGCAAAGCTTGTGCTTACCGAAGGAGCCGGCGGCATGAAGCTTGCCATATCGGAGGCGGAGCGTCTTGCAGCCGCTGTTCCCGATAGTCTCATTCTGCAACAATTTCAGAATCCGGCCAATCCGGCGATTCATCGTTCCACCACGGCAATGGAAATCTGGAATGATACGGACGGCAAGGTTGATGTTTTTATTGCAGGCGTTGGTACCGGAGGAACGATAACCGGAGTGGGCGAAGTGCTCAAGCAACATCGTCCCGACATCAGGGTTATTGCTGTGGAACCGGTTGATTCTCCTGTGCTTTCGGGTGGTCAGTCAGGTCCTCATAAAATTCAGGGAATCGGAGCGGGTTTTGTCCCTTCCATTCTCAATCGCGACGTGATTGACGAAATTATTACCGTCAGTAACGACGATGCAGGTCGCACAGCTCGACTTCTTGCCTCTTCCGAAGGGATTCTTTGCGGAATATCTTCAGGAGCAGCACTTTTTGCTGCGCTTCAGGTAGGAAAAAAAACTGAAATGGAAGGAAAAACCATTGTTGCTCTTTTACCGGATAGCGGAGAACGTTATGTTTCCACTTGGTTATTCGAAGAGCCGCAAGTATAG
- a CDS encoding SDR family NAD(P)-dependent oxidoreductase, with protein sequence MDLFSDRVVVITGSSGNLGRVVADAFYHAGAALALVDLNHNSCDEESVDSGRKFRVAGDLLSSVEADAVIEKIIKHYGRIDVLVNIAGGFVAGAPVHETSRESWEYMLNLNAGTAFNTARAVVSGMRAQGRGWIINTSARAALAGKAGMAAYVASKSAVIRLTETLAEENKREGLNVNCVLPGILDTPLNRLSMPQADFSSWVSPEALADVVLFLASDASRAINGASIPVYGTG encoded by the coding sequence ATGGATTTATTCAGTGACAGGGTAGTGGTGATTACCGGATCGTCGGGAAATCTTGGAAGGGTTGTCGCCGATGCGTTTTATCATGCTGGAGCGGCGCTTGCCCTTGTGGATCTCAACCATAACTCTTGCGACGAAGAGTCCGTTGATTCAGGCAGGAAGTTCCGGGTTGCCGGCGATCTTCTCAGTTCAGTTGAGGCTGATGCGGTTATTGAAAAAATAATAAAGCATTATGGTCGGATCGATGTACTTGTAAATATTGCCGGCGGGTTTGTTGCGGGAGCGCCTGTTCATGAAACATCTCGCGAAAGCTGGGAGTACATGCTCAACCTCAATGCCGGAACGGCATTCAATACTGCGCGGGCAGTCGTTTCAGGTATGAGGGCTCAGGGACGGGGATGGATTATCAATACGTCCGCACGGGCCGCATTGGCGGGTAAAGCGGGAATGGCAGCCTATGTCGCTTCGAAATCGGCAGTAATACGTCTTACCGAAACGCTTGCGGAAGAGAATAAACGGGAGGGCCTCAACGTGAACTGCGTGTTGCCGGGCATTCTCGACACCCCCTTGAACAGGTTATCTATGCCCCAGGCCGATTTCAGTTCATGGGTTTCTCCCGAAGCGCTTGCGGATGTCGTTCTCTTTCTTGCTTCAGATGCGTCAAGGGCTATCAACGGGGCTTCCATTCCTGTGTATGGAACAGGGTGA
- a CDS encoding helix-turn-helix domain-containing protein — translation MHEESSYRSSLDLIAGDLKKARMQKNLSLEEVSRSAGINKSHFEKIEAGDFGFLPKIYVFATLKSYARELGVGDDALLEQCRKELQMPLIGESDNKSSVGEHVRVQEMQKKRSQNEFSFFSWLGGLVASRGIAVLMVALAILLALFFIRKPSSSPPPMIEPVVQTPVMLPQSSDSAVVDTLSGLSDIPSEPKEDVPSETPVAPSPAKALSTDSLSSAHASAPARQRLVVRIISDTSWVKVIADDSAKVYPGGRFPSGTVLHYEGKKKLWVSIGRPVNVELTLNGKKIPPFTERTLVFE, via the coding sequence ATGCACGAAGAGAGTTCGTATCGTTCTTCACTGGACTTAATAGCCGGTGATCTGAAAAAAGCCCGTATGCAAAAAAACCTCTCACTTGAAGAGGTCAGCAGATCTGCAGGGATAAACAAAAGCCATTTTGAAAAGATCGAAGCCGGTGATTTTGGATTTCTTCCGAAAATCTATGTGTTTGCAACGCTCAAGTCATATGCGCGGGAGTTGGGCGTAGGTGATGATGCACTTCTTGAACAGTGTCGCAAGGAGTTGCAGATGCCGCTTATTGGTGAATCCGACAATAAAAGCAGCGTTGGTGAACATGTGCGCGTTCAGGAGATGCAGAAAAAGAGATCGCAAAATGAGTTTTCATTCTTTTCATGGCTTGGGGGTCTTGTTGCTTCACGCGGTATTGCCGTTCTGATGGTCGCGCTCGCCATACTTCTCGCTCTTTTTTTTATCCGAAAGCCTTCCTCTTCACCCCCTCCCATGATCGAGCCTGTAGTACAGACGCCGGTAATGTTGCCTCAATCATCCGATAGCGCAGTTGTCGATACGCTCTCCGGTTTGTCAGATATTCCGAGTGAGCCGAAGGAAGATGTTCCTTCCGAAACGCCTGTCGCGCCCTCTCCGGCGAAGGCTCTTTCGACGGACTCCCTTTCTTCCGCACATGCGTCAGCACCCGCTCGTCAACGTCTTGTTGTGCGTATTATTTCCGATACATCCTGGGTCAAGGTTATTGCGGATGACAGCGCTAAAGTCTATCCCGGCGGTCGCTTCCCGTCAGGAACGGTGCTTCATTATGAAGGCAAAAAAAAATTATGGGTCAGCATTGGTCGTCCTGTTAATGTCGAGCTGACGCTGAACGGCAAAAAAATTCCTCCATTTACCGAGCGTACGCTTGTTTTTGAATAA
- a CDS encoding N-6 DNA methylase, with protein MKSLIVSLPGGVFTAAGAGVKTNHLFFSKGQSTRKIWYYDLSSIKVGKKTPLTIKTFEEFFRLLPERPDSELSWTINMDERKQKAAEEACPFKEKATATSQKVAQLSERLKELKKTFARKSKVIEEAEKMIADLTREARTNAAKAKEIQDAVYDLKAVNPNKKADTDNHTPEDLLDIIETKGREIAEALAVLRIGLSIS; from the coding sequence TTGAAATCATTAATCGTCAGCCTTCCCGGCGGAGTTTTCACAGCCGCCGGAGCAGGCGTCAAAACCAACCACCTCTTCTTCTCCAAAGGTCAATCCACCAGAAAAATCTGGTACTACGACCTGAGCAGCATCAAAGTCGGCAAAAAAACACCCCTGACCATCAAAACCTTCGAAGAGTTCTTTCGCCTCCTGCCGGAACGTCCCGATAGCGAACTCTCCTGGACCATCAACATGGATGAGCGCAAACAGAAAGCCGCAGAAGAAGCCTGCCCATTCAAGGAAAAAGCAACCGCCACCAGTCAGAAAGTCGCACAACTCAGCGAACGGCTGAAGGAGCTGAAGAAAACCTTTGCCCGGAAGAGCAAGGTCATCGAAGAGGCTGAAAAAATGATAGCCGATCTCACCCGCGAAGCCAGAACCAACGCAGCCAAAGCCAAAGAGATCCAGGACGCCGTCTACGACCTCAAAGCTGTCAACCCCAACAAAAAAGCAGACACCGACAATCACACCCCCGAAGATCTTCTCGACATCATCGAAACCAAAGGCCGTGAAATCGCCGAAGCATTAGCCGTACTGAGAATCGGCTTATCGATATCATAA
- a CDS encoding nucleoside-diphosphate kinase yields MERTLTILKPDCVKKQLIGAVTDKIERAGFRIIAMKKTRLTKETAGEFYAVHRERPFYGELVEFMSSGPCVPMILEKENAVADFRTLIGATDPAEAAEGTVRKLYADSKGENIVHGSDSAENAAIEAGFFFSAEEVVRVN; encoded by the coding sequence ATGGAAAGAACATTGACCATTCTGAAACCGGACTGCGTAAAAAAGCAGCTCATCGGTGCAGTGACGGACAAGATCGAACGCGCGGGGTTCCGGATTATCGCCATGAAAAAAACCAGACTGACAAAAGAGACCGCAGGTGAATTTTATGCGGTGCACCGGGAAAGGCCGTTTTATGGCGAACTGGTCGAGTTCATGTCTTCAGGGCCATGCGTGCCGATGATTCTTGAAAAGGAAAATGCCGTTGCCGATTTCCGTACGCTGATCGGAGCAACCGATCCAGCAGAGGCTGCTGAAGGCACCGTTCGCAAGCTCTATGCCGACAGCAAGGGCGAAAATATCGTTCACGGCTCAGACTCTGCCGAAAACGCAGCTATTGAAGCAGGATTCTTCTTTTCTGCCGAAGAGGTTGTCCGCGTAAACTGA
- a CDS encoding AI-2E family transporter has protein sequence MDTRQSNRTILLVIVLFISAVFIAMIRYFLMALLMAAIFSALLMPLYHRFERWFQGNKSLSAGVTILALVLMVLLPSLALIGMVLAQALRLSRLAAPWVQQQIHEPGAFSRTLETLPYYHELEVYREDILKKIGEFAGTAGNMLLGAISSFTLSAVNELFLLFFFLYTMFFFLKDGREILDKMLSYLPLTEGVKSRLLEKFLSVTRATLKGSVVVGLVQGTLAGLALHLAGIDSALFWGAIMTLLSFIPVLGSPLVWVPAVIYLLLIGQYPQALGVLLFCSIIVGQIDNILRPILIGRDTKMNELMIFLGTLGGLGLFGIIGIIVGPIVAALFVTVWEIYGEAFSDYLDEVRGNKEV, from the coding sequence ATGGATACAAGACAATCAAACCGCACCATTCTTCTCGTTATTGTTTTGTTCATTTCCGCTGTGTTTATTGCCATGATTCGATATTTCCTCATGGCTCTCCTGATGGCGGCAATTTTTTCGGCGCTTCTCATGCCGCTTTACCATCGTTTTGAGCGCTGGTTTCAGGGCAACAAAAGCCTCAGCGCAGGAGTAACCATCCTTGCACTGGTACTCATGGTTCTTCTTCCCTCGCTCGCTCTAATCGGCATGGTGCTAGCCCAGGCATTGAGGCTGAGCCGTCTTGCCGCGCCATGGGTACAACAGCAGATTCATGAGCCGGGGGCATTCAGTCGAACGCTTGAAACGTTACCCTATTACCATGAGCTTGAGGTCTATCGTGAAGATATACTGAAAAAAATCGGAGAATTTGCCGGAACGGCAGGCAATATGCTGCTTGGCGCCATTTCCTCGTTTACCTTGTCAGCGGTTAACGAGCTTTTTCTTCTTTTTTTCTTTTTGTACACCATGTTCTTTTTTCTTAAGGATGGACGGGAGATCCTTGACAAAATGCTCTCCTATCTTCCCCTCACTGAAGGCGTAAAGTCGAGACTTCTTGAAAAGTTTCTTTCAGTCACGAGAGCGACCTTGAAAGGCTCGGTTGTGGTTGGTCTTGTTCAGGGTACACTTGCGGGTCTTGCGCTGCATCTGGCAGGTATCGACAGTGCCCTTTTCTGGGGAGCCATCATGACCCTGCTCTCATTTATTCCCGTGCTCGGTTCTCCCCTCGTATGGGTGCCGGCGGTGATCTATCTGCTTCTTATCGGGCAATACCCGCAGGCATTGGGAGTACTGCTGTTTTGCAGCATTATTGTTGGTCAGATAGACAATATTCTTCGTCCCATACTGATTGGCCGCGATACCAAAATGAATGAACTGATGATTTTTCTCGGCACACTCGGAGGTCTCGGATTATTCGGTATTATCGGCATCATTGTAGGGCCCATTGTGGCAGCACTCTTTGTCACTGTCTGGGAGATATACGGAGAGGCCTTCAGTGACTATCTCGATGAGGTAAGGGGGAACAAAGAAGTCTGA
- a CDS encoding 16S rRNA (uracil(1498)-N(3))-methyltransferase: protein MELFYTTPKNLEGSRTEIALEGDEFHHLVRVVRKKPGDEVLLTDGNGSRFHVRIREIGKQRLTADILTRSIYPPSPTAVTVAMSLLKTPHRFDLFLEKATELGVTAIIPMITARTIALPPKERIQGKLDRWQGIVLSASRQSKRLFLPRIHEPLSFAKVLDRDEYDLRILAHESSEQNPLIDFAEKNVLFMIGPEGGFTSEEVSRARSCGVLESSLGHTILRAETAGVFAVAMVRARLLETPFSEKWL, encoded by the coding sequence ATGGAACTTTTTTACACAACGCCAAAGAACCTTGAGGGAAGCCGGACAGAGATTGCTCTGGAGGGGGATGAATTTCATCACCTTGTCAGGGTCGTGCGTAAAAAGCCGGGTGACGAGGTGCTGCTTACCGACGGCAACGGGAGCCGTTTTCATGTCAGGATCAGAGAGATCGGCAAACAACGGCTTACGGCCGATATTCTGACTCGTTCGATATACCCGCCTTCCCCGACAGCGGTAACGGTAGCCATGTCGCTTCTGAAAACGCCGCATCGGTTCGATCTCTTTCTTGAAAAAGCGACGGAGCTTGGTGTGACGGCGATTATTCCGATGATAACGGCAAGAACCATCGCCCTGCCACCAAAAGAGAGGATACAGGGCAAGCTGGATCGCTGGCAAGGCATAGTACTGTCGGCATCCCGTCAGTCCAAACGATTATTTCTGCCCCGAATCCATGAACCCCTTTCGTTCGCAAAGGTTCTTGATCGTGATGAGTATGACCTGAGAATTCTGGCCCATGAGTCATCTGAACAGAATCCCCTCATTGATTTCGCTGAAAAAAATGTACTCTTCATGATCGGCCCCGAAGGAGGATTTACCTCCGAAGAGGTTTCGAGGGCCAGAAGTTGCGGTGTTCTTGAAAGTTCACTTGGCCACACGATACTCCGTGCAGAAACAGCCGGCGTTTTTGCCGTAGCGATGGTGCGTGCCCGGCTTCTTGAAACCCCTTTCAGCGAAAAATGGCTCTGA
- a CDS encoding ComF family protein translates to MDDRLLHFVYPNVCVVCQNLLLASERYLCSSCLNGFEPFSEGAAPERVFLRSIESHFGEDSLFERAWCRYVFHKNSALQQAVHAMKYQGMFNLGIFFGKEIGRYIAASGMDCDAIDCIVPVPLNRLKLIERSFNQAEKIAEGMAAVLHKPVEPRMLRRVTYTSSQTGLTLAQRKKNLAGAFEPGKGRIPRRVILVDDIVTTGATMVAAAQALQKGGAETIHLAALALAAKE, encoded by the coding sequence ATGGACGATCGACTGCTTCATTTTGTTTACCCCAATGTCTGTGTGGTATGCCAGAACCTGCTTCTGGCATCAGAGCGTTATTTGTGCAGTTCGTGTTTGAACGGGTTTGAGCCTTTTTCGGAAGGCGCAGCACCTGAACGTGTTTTTCTTCGCTCAATTGAAAGCCATTTCGGTGAAGACTCGCTTTTTGAACGAGCATGGTGCCGATATGTTTTTCATAAAAACAGTGCATTGCAGCAAGCTGTTCATGCCATGAAATACCAGGGAATGTTCAATCTCGGCATATTTTTCGGCAAAGAAATCGGGCGCTATATTGCGGCATCGGGTATGGATTGTGATGCGATCGACTGTATTGTTCCAGTGCCTTTGAACAGATTGAAGTTGATTGAACGCTCATTCAACCAGGCTGAAAAAATTGCCGAAGGAATGGCAGCCGTATTGCACAAACCGGTAGAACCCCGAATGCTAAGGCGGGTTACCTATACCAGTTCGCAAACAGGCCTTACGCTTGCTCAGAGAAAAAAAAATCTTGCAGGCGCTTTCGAGCCGGGCAAGGGGCGGATCCCACGCCGGGTGATTCTTGTCGACGATATTGTCACCACCGGCGCGACAATGGTTGCAGCCGCACAGGCCTTGCAAAAGGGCGGCGCAGAAACCATCCATCTTGCAGCACTTGCGCTTGCAGCAAAAGAGTAG
- a CDS encoding ROK family protein, whose translation MFRWAIGIDLGGTAIKGAVIGEQEGIVTERTIPTDTASGPEGIVEQLAGLIAALKVQGARFFDASGFAGTGLGAPGAVNVSLGTLSYPPNLPGWTVFPLCDALQNCLKEKENLSVSVILENDANAAAFGEAMYGAGKHFSDFLMVTLGTGVGGGIILNRQLYRGANGTAGEVGFMIVDYEGAHVHAGIRGTLESLIGKERIVELASGMIKENPSAGHAVAELCGHDFTRLSPRHLEHAAKQGDPLSLALWQRVGEALGVGLANVTALMDIRKFVIGGGISAAGDLIITPAFERLRRSTLPSMHEGLDIVPAELGNRAGMYGAAALCFV comes from the coding sequence ATGTTTCGATGGGCTATAGGTATTGATCTTGGTGGTACGGCAATCAAGGGCGCAGTCATTGGTGAGCAGGAGGGTATTGTCACCGAAAGGACAATACCGACCGACACGGCATCCGGACCCGAAGGTATTGTGGAACAGCTTGCCGGATTAATTGCAGCCCTGAAAGTGCAGGGCGCTCGTTTTTTTGACGCTTCGGGTTTTGCCGGTACAGGCCTTGGCGCGCCAGGAGCGGTTAACGTTTCCCTCGGGACATTGAGCTACCCTCCCAATCTTCCCGGATGGACCGTTTTTCCTTTGTGTGACGCGTTGCAGAACTGCCTGAAAGAGAAGGAGAATCTATCAGTATCGGTGATTCTTGAAAACGATGCCAACGCAGCAGCATTTGGTGAAGCGATGTATGGCGCTGGCAAGCACTTCAGCGATTTTCTCATGGTTACGCTTGGAACCGGAGTCGGTGGCGGAATTATTCTGAATCGACAACTCTACAGGGGGGCAAACGGAACCGCCGGCGAGGTGGGATTCATGATCGTTGATTATGAAGGAGCCCATGTTCATGCGGGGATTCGGGGAACTCTTGAAAGTCTTATCGGCAAAGAGCGCATCGTTGAACTTGCCAGCGGGATGATAAAGGAAAACCCGTCGGCAGGCCATGCCGTTGCTGAACTTTGCGGCCATGATTTTACCCGGCTCTCTCCACGACATCTTGAACATGCAGCCAAGCAGGGCGATCCGCTCTCTCTTGCTCTCTGGCAGAGAGTTGGAGAGGCTCTTGGTGTTGGTTTGGCCAATGTTACCGCACTTATGGATATCCGGAAATTTGTGATAGGGGGCGGAATATCTGCTGCCGGAGACCTGATTATCACCCCTGCATTCGAGCGGCTTCGTCGTTCAACGCTCCCCTCCATGCACGAAGGTCTCGATATTGTTCCTGCAGAGCTCGGAAACAGGGCAGGGATGTACGGCGCTGCAGCGTTATGCTTTGTGTAA
- the lpxA gene encoding acyl-ACP--UDP-N-acetylglucosamine O-acyltransferase, producing MNTIHATAIIDPGVTLGDKVTIGPYTVIEDDVEIGEGTRIGPHVHIASGARIGSACRIHAGAVLATEPQDLKYAGEKTQLIVGDRTVIRECVTLNRGTKASGRTVVGSDTLVMSYVHAGHDCVIGNHVVIANSVQFGGHCEVGDYAVIGGLTGVHQFVRIGRYSMVGGIARASLDVPPFVMAGGHASFRYEGLNSLGLKRRGFTAEKISMIKDVYRIIFQSGLLLSNALEKVRTDFPAEPEIVEILRFFDSGTHGRKFLRPFNS from the coding sequence ATGAACACCATACATGCAACAGCAATAATTGATCCCGGAGTAACGCTTGGCGACAAGGTTACCATTGGACCTTATACCGTTATTGAGGATGATGTTGAAATCGGCGAAGGTACCCGAATCGGTCCTCATGTGCATATCGCCAGTGGCGCCCGCATCGGCAGCGCATGCAGGATTCATGCAGGGGCTGTTCTCGCAACCGAGCCTCAGGATCTGAAATATGCCGGAGAAAAAACTCAACTCATTGTTGGCGACCGGACGGTTATCAGAGAGTGTGTCACGCTGAACCGGGGAACAAAAGCAAGCGGCAGAACGGTCGTTGGCTCCGATACTCTTGTCATGTCCTATGTTCATGCCGGTCACGATTGCGTGATCGGAAACCACGTTGTTATTGCCAACTCCGTTCAGTTTGGCGGACATTGTGAAGTGGGCGACTACGCAGTTATTGGCGGGCTTACCGGTGTGCACCAGTTTGTCAGGATCGGGCGTTACTCCATGGTTGGCGGTATCGCACGAGCTTCGCTTGACGTACCGCCTTTCGTTATGGCAGGAGGTCACGCTTCGTTTCGTTATGAAGGGCTCAACTCCCTCGGGCTGAAGCGTCGAGGTTTCACGGCCGAAAAGATCAGTATGATCAAGGATGTGTACCGGATTATTTTTCAGTCCGGTTTACTGCTCTCAAATGCGCTTGAAAAGGTTAGAACGGACTTTCCTGCCGAGCCCGAAATTGTTGAAATACTCCGTTTTTTTGATTCCGGTACGCACGGAAGGAAATTCCTCAGGCCGTTCAACAGTTAA